A stretch of Triticum aestivum cultivar Chinese Spring chromosome 1D, IWGSC CS RefSeq v2.1, whole genome shotgun sequence DNA encodes these proteins:
- the LOC780660 gene encoding serine/arginine-rich splicing factor SR30, with protein MSRRNGRTIYVGNLPEDIREREIEDLFYKYGPIVDIDLKIPPRPPVYAFVEFEDPRDADDAIYGRDGYDFDGCKLRVELAHGGKGPSFDRPNSYTSSGRRGALRRSDYRVIVTGLPSSASWQDLKDHMRRAGDVCFSDVYPEAGAITGIVEYTNYEDMKHAIRKLDDSEFRNAFSRTYIRVREYNARGSRSYSRSRSRSCSYSRSRSHSYSRSRSPRSSSRSLSPAAPARDKSASRSPIRSRSLPRSQSPVKSE; from the exons ATGAGCCGACGTAACGGCCGCACCATCTACGTGGGCAACCTCCCCGAGGACATCCGCGAGAGAGAGATTGAGGATCTCTTCTACAAG TACGGTCCTATTGTCGATATCGATCTGAAAATTCCTCCAAGGCCTCCTGTTTATGCTTTTGTCGAG TTTGAAGACCCACGTGATGCTGATGATGCAATTTATGGCCGTGATGGATACGACTTTGATGGCTGCAAATTGCGG GTGGAGTTAGCTCATGGGGGAAAAGGCCCTTCTTTTGATCGACCAAACAGCTATACTAGTTCTGGACGTCGTGGTGCACTTAGGCGTTCTGATTACCGCG TTATTGTTACCGGATTACCTTCTTCAGCATCATGGCAAGatctcaag GATCATATGCGGCGAGCTGGTGATGTCTGTTTCTCTGATGTTTATCCTGAGGCTGGAG CAATTACTGGAATAGTTGAGTATACCAACTACGAAGACATGAAACATGCG ATAAGGAAGCTTGATGATTCAGAGTTCCGTAATGCATTTTCACGCACATATATCAGG GTGAGGGAGTACAATGCTAGGGGTAGCCGCTCTTACTCGAGAAGTAGAAGCCGAAGCTGCTCTTACTCGAGAAGCAGAAGTCACAGTTATAGCAGGAGCAGGAGTCCAAG GTCATCATCAAGATCCCTATCACCTGCCGCA CCTGCGCGTGACAAGTCTGCAAGCAGGAGCCCCATCAGGAGCAGAAGTTTACCCCGTTCTCAGTCTCCT GTGAAATCTGAGTGA